In Dromaius novaehollandiae isolate bDroNov1 chromosome 4, bDroNov1.hap1, whole genome shotgun sequence, a single genomic region encodes these proteins:
- the SCLT1 gene encoding sodium channel and clathrin linker 1 isoform X5: MNCRKNHWDAYQEKADQRLNVAFGQYETDKFLRATAEQKNVFERGAASGSRMMNQSLSPLIVEYDKHLEEMSEQLQLYQAQMGEMKLKFEEVTKENERLHAELKEAVEKHLEALPSFMLMGTDISADEEIVRNLQEQLQLASQEKEQALQLWQTVSQELDRLQQQYQEHMTETQIHVAERQKQKDQLTGFQQLTQQLHVANEKIELSNQQFLKAVTEQNVELEQLRKQLRQAKIDGRTATAKVDEMTRLMEKLQGQLERKEEDMVSAQQREEASDKRLQQMQSSIKQLETRLRVTVQDAEQLRTERTALEKQIRELQTKCASLEKEKYNAVTKVRDSIQLLEEANLQKSQALFGEKQKEEEIKKMKDEMSQLAEDIAAKIRKAVDSAKKQYNVQISRLTEELSALQMECGEKQSQIERVIREKRAVEEELEKIYREDRGHESDNRKLEQLHQKYLLAECTKGDLQLSLQTTQNKLKQLEMNSEEEKSRFQEMICKLQRILDSEREKSGFVSEQRLKLQQENEELQKEMEGLRKLAVEAQQKAKIKISTMEHEHSVKEHGYEARLKEMEDSSQKSTAELRRLLVAQQKATNRWKEETKNLTETTEVRISKLKSELSQQKLRTQELLSQLEMANEKVIEDEKLMMEYREYINRLQRRLSQAEQRAATASQKLSILTSHKKKVASLKELENI, translated from the exons CTTGTCGCCTCTAATTGTGGAGTATGATAAGCATTTAGAAGAAATGAGTGAACAGCTGCAGCTTTATCAG GCACAGATGGGTGAGATGAAACTAAAATTTGAAGAAGTCACCAAGGAAAATGAAAG GCTGCATGCAGAGTTGAAAGAGGCTGTTGAGAAGCACCTGGAGGCGCTTCCTTCTTTCATGCTTATGGGGACTGATATTTCTGCAGATGAAGAAATAGTGAGAAACCTTCAAGAACAACTACAGCTGGCCAGTCAA GAAAAAGAACAAGCACTACAGCTCTGGCAGACTGTATCACAGGAACTTGATCGACTCCAGCAGCAGTACCAGGAACACATGACTGAAACACAGATTCATGTGGCTGAAAGGCaaaagcagaaa GATCAGCTGACTGGCTTTCAACAGCTGACTCAGCAACTGCATGTAGCCAATGAGAAAATAGAGTTG AGCAATCAACAGTTTCTGAAAGCAGTAACAGAACAGAATGTGGAACTAGAGCAGCTACGCAAACAACTGAG GCAAGCTAAAATAGATGGGCGGACAGCAACTGCTAAGGTTGATGAAATGACCAGATTGATGGAAAAGCTTCAAGGCCAATTGGAGAGAAAG GAGGAAGACATGGTATCTGCTCAGCAGAGAGAAGAAGCATCTGACAAACGCCTGCAGCAAATGCAGTCTAGTATAAAACAATTAGAAACAAG ATTACGTGTTACTGTCCAAGATGCTGAACAGCTGAGAACAGAAAGAACAGCCCTGGAGAAACAGATCAGAGAGCTTCAGACAAAATGTGCTAGtctagaaaaggagaagtatAATGCTGTTACAAAAGTCAGAGATAGCATACAGCTTTTAGAAGAAGCTAACCTACAAAAAAGTCAG GCACtgtttggggaaaaacaaaaggaagaggaaatcaAAAAGATGAAAGATGAAATGTCCCAACTTGCAGAAGATATCGCTGCAAAAATTAGAAAGGCA GTAGACTCTGCAAAGAAGCAGTATAATGTACAGATTTCTCGACTAACAGAAGAACTTTCTGCTCTTCAGATG GAATGTGGAGAAAAACAGAGTCAAATTGAACGGGTCATTAGAGAAAAGCGAGCAGTGGAAGAAGAACTTGAAAAG ATTTACCGGGAAGACAGAGGACATGAATCTGACAATAGAAAACTAGAGCAACTGCATCAAAAATACCTACTTGCAGAATGTACAAAAGGTGACCTTCAGCTGAGTCTACAGACAACACAGAATAAACTGAAGCAATTGGAAATGAA ctctGAGGAAGAGAAATCTCGTTTCCAGGAAATGATCTGTAAATTGCAAAGAATTCTggattctgaaagagaaaagagtggCTTTGTCAGTGAACAAAGGCTAAAACTTCAGCAAGAGAATGAAGAATTGCAAAAAGAAATGGAGGGCCTAAGAAAACTGGCCGTGGAGGCTCaacaaaaagctaaaataaag ataaGCACAATGGAACATGAGCATTCTGTGAAGGAACATGGATATGAAGCTCGACTTAAAGAAATGGAAGACAGCAGTCAAAAATCTACTGCAGAACTGAGACGTCTCTTAGTAGctcagcaaaaagcaacaaatcggtggaaagaagaaacaaaaaatcttACTGAAACTACAGAAGTCAGGATCAGTAAGCTAAA AAGTGAACTGAGTCAACAGAAACTTCGCACCCAagagctcctttctcagctggAAATGGCAAATGAGAAGGTAATTGAG GATGAAAAATTAATGATGGAATATCGAGAATACATCAATAGGCTTCAAAGACGACTAAGCCAGGCGGAGCAGAGGGCAGCTACAGCATCTCAAAAG CTCAGCATATTAACTTCACATAAGAAAAAAGTTGCTTCCCTGAAGGAgttggaaaacatttaa
- the SCLT1 gene encoding sodium channel and clathrin linker 1 isoform X12 translates to MATDFGSWGEPDQRLNVAFGQYETDKFLRATAEQKNVFERGAASGSRMMNQSLSPLIVEYDKHLEEMSEQLQLYQAQMGEMKLKFEEVTKENERLHAELKEAVEKHLEALPSFMLMGTDISADEEIVRNLQEQLQLASQEKEQALQLWQTVSQELDRLQQQYQEHMTETQIHVAERQKQKDQLTGFQQLTQQLHVANEKIELSNQQFLKAVTEQNVELEQLRKQLRQAKIDGRTATAKVDEMTRLMEKLQGQLERKEEDMVSAQQREEASDKRLQQMQSSIKQLETRLRVTVQDAEQLRTERTALEKQIRELQTKCASLEKEKYNAVTKVRDSIQLLEEANLQKSQALFGEKQKEEEIKKMKDEMSQLAEDIAAKIRKAVDSAKKQYNVQISRLTEELSALQMECGEKQSQIERVIREKRAVEEELEKIYREDRGHESDNRKLEQLHQKYLLAECTKGDLQLSLQTTQNKLKQLEMNSEEEKSRFQEMICKLQRILDSEREKSGFVSEQRLKLQQENEELQKEMEGLRKLAVEAQQKAKIKISTMEHEHSVKEHGYEARLKEMEDSSQKSTAELRRLLVAQQKATNRWKEETKNLTETTEVRISKLKSELSQQKLRTQELLSQLEMANEKVIEDEKLMMEYREYINRLQRRLSQAEQRAATASQKLSILTSHKKKVASLKELENI, encoded by the exons CTTGTCGCCTCTAATTGTGGAGTATGATAAGCATTTAGAAGAAATGAGTGAACAGCTGCAGCTTTATCAG GCACAGATGGGTGAGATGAAACTAAAATTTGAAGAAGTCACCAAGGAAAATGAAAG GCTGCATGCAGAGTTGAAAGAGGCTGTTGAGAAGCACCTGGAGGCGCTTCCTTCTTTCATGCTTATGGGGACTGATATTTCTGCAGATGAAGAAATAGTGAGAAACCTTCAAGAACAACTACAGCTGGCCAGTCAA GAAAAAGAACAAGCACTACAGCTCTGGCAGACTGTATCACAGGAACTTGATCGACTCCAGCAGCAGTACCAGGAACACATGACTGAAACACAGATTCATGTGGCTGAAAGGCaaaagcagaaa GATCAGCTGACTGGCTTTCAACAGCTGACTCAGCAACTGCATGTAGCCAATGAGAAAATAGAGTTG AGCAATCAACAGTTTCTGAAAGCAGTAACAGAACAGAATGTGGAACTAGAGCAGCTACGCAAACAACTGAG GCAAGCTAAAATAGATGGGCGGACAGCAACTGCTAAGGTTGATGAAATGACCAGATTGATGGAAAAGCTTCAAGGCCAATTGGAGAGAAAG GAGGAAGACATGGTATCTGCTCAGCAGAGAGAAGAAGCATCTGACAAACGCCTGCAGCAAATGCAGTCTAGTATAAAACAATTAGAAACAAG ATTACGTGTTACTGTCCAAGATGCTGAACAGCTGAGAACAGAAAGAACAGCCCTGGAGAAACAGATCAGAGAGCTTCAGACAAAATGTGCTAGtctagaaaaggagaagtatAATGCTGTTACAAAAGTCAGAGATAGCATACAGCTTTTAGAAGAAGCTAACCTACAAAAAAGTCAG GCACtgtttggggaaaaacaaaaggaagaggaaatcaAAAAGATGAAAGATGAAATGTCCCAACTTGCAGAAGATATCGCTGCAAAAATTAGAAAGGCA GTAGACTCTGCAAAGAAGCAGTATAATGTACAGATTTCTCGACTAACAGAAGAACTTTCTGCTCTTCAGATG GAATGTGGAGAAAAACAGAGTCAAATTGAACGGGTCATTAGAGAAAAGCGAGCAGTGGAAGAAGAACTTGAAAAG ATTTACCGGGAAGACAGAGGACATGAATCTGACAATAGAAAACTAGAGCAACTGCATCAAAAATACCTACTTGCAGAATGTACAAAAGGTGACCTTCAGCTGAGTCTACAGACAACACAGAATAAACTGAAGCAATTGGAAATGAA ctctGAGGAAGAGAAATCTCGTTTCCAGGAAATGATCTGTAAATTGCAAAGAATTCTggattctgaaagagaaaagagtggCTTTGTCAGTGAACAAAGGCTAAAACTTCAGCAAGAGAATGAAGAATTGCAAAAAGAAATGGAGGGCCTAAGAAAACTGGCCGTGGAGGCTCaacaaaaagctaaaataaag ataaGCACAATGGAACATGAGCATTCTGTGAAGGAACATGGATATGAAGCTCGACTTAAAGAAATGGAAGACAGCAGTCAAAAATCTACTGCAGAACTGAGACGTCTCTTAGTAGctcagcaaaaagcaacaaatcggtggaaagaagaaacaaaaaatcttACTGAAACTACAGAAGTCAGGATCAGTAAGCTAAA AAGTGAACTGAGTCAACAGAAACTTCGCACCCAagagctcctttctcagctggAAATGGCAAATGAGAAGGTAATTGAG GATGAAAAATTAATGATGGAATATCGAGAATACATCAATAGGCTTCAAAGACGACTAAGCCAGGCGGAGCAGAGGGCAGCTACAGCATCTCAAAAG CTCAGCATATTAACTTCACATAAGAAAAAAGTTGCTTCCCTGAAGGAgttggaaaacatttaa
- the SCLT1 gene encoding sodium channel and clathrin linker 1 isoform X6: protein MNCRKNHWDAYQEKADQRLNVAFGQYETDKFLRATAEQKNVFERGAASGSRMMNQSLSPLIVEYDKHLEEMSEQLQLYQAQMGEMKLKFEEVTKENERLHAELKEAVEKHLEALPSFMLMGTDISADEEIVRNLQEQLQLASQEKEQALQLWQTVSQELDRLQQQYQEHMTETQIHVAERQKQKDQLTGFQQLTQQLHVANEKIELSNQQFLKAVTEQNVELEQLRKQLRQAKIDGRTATAKVDEMTRLMEKLQGQLERKEEDMVSAQQREEASDKRLQQMQSSIKQLETRLRVTVQDAEQLRTERTALEKQIRELQTKCASLEKEKYNAVTKVRDSIQLLEEANLQKSQALFGEKQKEEEIKKMKDEMSQLAEDIAAKIRKAVDSAKKQYNVQISRLTEELSALQMECGEKQSQIERVIREKRAVEEELEKIYREDRGHESDNRKLEQLHQKYLLAECTKGDLQLSLQTTQNKLKQLEMNSEEEKSRFQEMICKLQRILDSEREKSGFVSEQRLKLQQENEELQKEMEGLRKLAVEAQQKAKIKISTMEHEHSVKEHGYEARLKEMEDSSQKSTAELRRLLVAQQKATNRWKEETKNLTETTEVRISKLKSELSQQKLRTQELLSQLEMANEKDEKLMMEYREYINRLQRRLSQAEQRAATASQKLSILTSHKKKVASLKELENI, encoded by the exons CTTGTCGCCTCTAATTGTGGAGTATGATAAGCATTTAGAAGAAATGAGTGAACAGCTGCAGCTTTATCAG GCACAGATGGGTGAGATGAAACTAAAATTTGAAGAAGTCACCAAGGAAAATGAAAG GCTGCATGCAGAGTTGAAAGAGGCTGTTGAGAAGCACCTGGAGGCGCTTCCTTCTTTCATGCTTATGGGGACTGATATTTCTGCAGATGAAGAAATAGTGAGAAACCTTCAAGAACAACTACAGCTGGCCAGTCAA GAAAAAGAACAAGCACTACAGCTCTGGCAGACTGTATCACAGGAACTTGATCGACTCCAGCAGCAGTACCAGGAACACATGACTGAAACACAGATTCATGTGGCTGAAAGGCaaaagcagaaa GATCAGCTGACTGGCTTTCAACAGCTGACTCAGCAACTGCATGTAGCCAATGAGAAAATAGAGTTG AGCAATCAACAGTTTCTGAAAGCAGTAACAGAACAGAATGTGGAACTAGAGCAGCTACGCAAACAACTGAG GCAAGCTAAAATAGATGGGCGGACAGCAACTGCTAAGGTTGATGAAATGACCAGATTGATGGAAAAGCTTCAAGGCCAATTGGAGAGAAAG GAGGAAGACATGGTATCTGCTCAGCAGAGAGAAGAAGCATCTGACAAACGCCTGCAGCAAATGCAGTCTAGTATAAAACAATTAGAAACAAG ATTACGTGTTACTGTCCAAGATGCTGAACAGCTGAGAACAGAAAGAACAGCCCTGGAGAAACAGATCAGAGAGCTTCAGACAAAATGTGCTAGtctagaaaaggagaagtatAATGCTGTTACAAAAGTCAGAGATAGCATACAGCTTTTAGAAGAAGCTAACCTACAAAAAAGTCAG GCACtgtttggggaaaaacaaaaggaagaggaaatcaAAAAGATGAAAGATGAAATGTCCCAACTTGCAGAAGATATCGCTGCAAAAATTAGAAAGGCA GTAGACTCTGCAAAGAAGCAGTATAATGTACAGATTTCTCGACTAACAGAAGAACTTTCTGCTCTTCAGATG GAATGTGGAGAAAAACAGAGTCAAATTGAACGGGTCATTAGAGAAAAGCGAGCAGTGGAAGAAGAACTTGAAAAG ATTTACCGGGAAGACAGAGGACATGAATCTGACAATAGAAAACTAGAGCAACTGCATCAAAAATACCTACTTGCAGAATGTACAAAAGGTGACCTTCAGCTGAGTCTACAGACAACACAGAATAAACTGAAGCAATTGGAAATGAA ctctGAGGAAGAGAAATCTCGTTTCCAGGAAATGATCTGTAAATTGCAAAGAATTCTggattctgaaagagaaaagagtggCTTTGTCAGTGAACAAAGGCTAAAACTTCAGCAAGAGAATGAAGAATTGCAAAAAGAAATGGAGGGCCTAAGAAAACTGGCCGTGGAGGCTCaacaaaaagctaaaataaag ataaGCACAATGGAACATGAGCATTCTGTGAAGGAACATGGATATGAAGCTCGACTTAAAGAAATGGAAGACAGCAGTCAAAAATCTACTGCAGAACTGAGACGTCTCTTAGTAGctcagcaaaaagcaacaaatcggtggaaagaagaaacaaaaaatcttACTGAAACTACAGAAGTCAGGATCAGTAAGCTAAA AAGTGAACTGAGTCAACAGAAACTTCGCACCCAagagctcctttctcagctggAAATGGCAAATGAGAAG GATGAAAAATTAATGATGGAATATCGAGAATACATCAATAGGCTTCAAAGACGACTAAGCCAGGCGGAGCAGAGGGCAGCTACAGCATCTCAAAAG CTCAGCATATTAACTTCACATAAGAAAAAAGTTGCTTCCCTGAAGGAgttggaaaacatttaa
- the SCLT1 gene encoding sodium channel and clathrin linker 1 isoform X7, whose amino-acid sequence MNCRKNHWDAYQEKADQRLNVAFGQYETDKFLRATAEQKNVFERGAASGSRMMNQSLSPLIVEYDKHLEEMSEQLQLYQAQMGEMKLKFEEVTKENERLHAELKEAVEKHLEALPSFMLMGTDISADEEIVRNLQEQLQLASQEKEQALQLWQTVSQELDRLQQQYQEHMTETQIHVAERQKQKDQLTGFQQLTQQLHVANEKIELSNQQFLKAVTEQNVELEQLRKQLRQAKIDGRTATAKVDEMTRLMEKLQGQLERKEEDMVSAQQREEASDKRLQQMQSSIKQLETRLRVTVQDAEQLRTERTALEKQIRELQTKCASLEKEKYNAVTKVRDSIQLLEEANLQKSQALFGEKQKEEEIKKMKDEMSQLAEDIAAKIRKAVDSAKKQYNVQISRLTEELSALQMECGEKQSQIERVIREKRAVEEELEKIYREDRGHESDNRKLEQLHQKYLLAECTKGDLQLSLQTTQNKLKQLEMNSEEEKSRFQEMICKLQRILDSEREKSGFVSEQRLKLQQENEELQKEMEGLRKLAVEAQQKAKIKISTMEHEHSVKEHGYEARLKEMEDSSQKSTAELRRLLVAQQKATNRWKEETKNLTETTEVRISKLKSELSQQKLRTQELLSQLEMANEKVIEDEKLMMEYREYINRLQRRLSQAEQRAATASQKPYCQCFC is encoded by the exons CTTGTCGCCTCTAATTGTGGAGTATGATAAGCATTTAGAAGAAATGAGTGAACAGCTGCAGCTTTATCAG GCACAGATGGGTGAGATGAAACTAAAATTTGAAGAAGTCACCAAGGAAAATGAAAG GCTGCATGCAGAGTTGAAAGAGGCTGTTGAGAAGCACCTGGAGGCGCTTCCTTCTTTCATGCTTATGGGGACTGATATTTCTGCAGATGAAGAAATAGTGAGAAACCTTCAAGAACAACTACAGCTGGCCAGTCAA GAAAAAGAACAAGCACTACAGCTCTGGCAGACTGTATCACAGGAACTTGATCGACTCCAGCAGCAGTACCAGGAACACATGACTGAAACACAGATTCATGTGGCTGAAAGGCaaaagcagaaa GATCAGCTGACTGGCTTTCAACAGCTGACTCAGCAACTGCATGTAGCCAATGAGAAAATAGAGTTG AGCAATCAACAGTTTCTGAAAGCAGTAACAGAACAGAATGTGGAACTAGAGCAGCTACGCAAACAACTGAG GCAAGCTAAAATAGATGGGCGGACAGCAACTGCTAAGGTTGATGAAATGACCAGATTGATGGAAAAGCTTCAAGGCCAATTGGAGAGAAAG GAGGAAGACATGGTATCTGCTCAGCAGAGAGAAGAAGCATCTGACAAACGCCTGCAGCAAATGCAGTCTAGTATAAAACAATTAGAAACAAG ATTACGTGTTACTGTCCAAGATGCTGAACAGCTGAGAACAGAAAGAACAGCCCTGGAGAAACAGATCAGAGAGCTTCAGACAAAATGTGCTAGtctagaaaaggagaagtatAATGCTGTTACAAAAGTCAGAGATAGCATACAGCTTTTAGAAGAAGCTAACCTACAAAAAAGTCAG GCACtgtttggggaaaaacaaaaggaagaggaaatcaAAAAGATGAAAGATGAAATGTCCCAACTTGCAGAAGATATCGCTGCAAAAATTAGAAAGGCA GTAGACTCTGCAAAGAAGCAGTATAATGTACAGATTTCTCGACTAACAGAAGAACTTTCTGCTCTTCAGATG GAATGTGGAGAAAAACAGAGTCAAATTGAACGGGTCATTAGAGAAAAGCGAGCAGTGGAAGAAGAACTTGAAAAG ATTTACCGGGAAGACAGAGGACATGAATCTGACAATAGAAAACTAGAGCAACTGCATCAAAAATACCTACTTGCAGAATGTACAAAAGGTGACCTTCAGCTGAGTCTACAGACAACACAGAATAAACTGAAGCAATTGGAAATGAA ctctGAGGAAGAGAAATCTCGTTTCCAGGAAATGATCTGTAAATTGCAAAGAATTCTggattctgaaagagaaaagagtggCTTTGTCAGTGAACAAAGGCTAAAACTTCAGCAAGAGAATGAAGAATTGCAAAAAGAAATGGAGGGCCTAAGAAAACTGGCCGTGGAGGCTCaacaaaaagctaaaataaag ataaGCACAATGGAACATGAGCATTCTGTGAAGGAACATGGATATGAAGCTCGACTTAAAGAAATGGAAGACAGCAGTCAAAAATCTACTGCAGAACTGAGACGTCTCTTAGTAGctcagcaaaaagcaacaaatcggtggaaagaagaaacaaaaaatcttACTGAAACTACAGAAGTCAGGATCAGTAAGCTAAA AAGTGAACTGAGTCAACAGAAACTTCGCACCCAagagctcctttctcagctggAAATGGCAAATGAGAAGGTAATTGAG GATGAAAAATTAATGATGGAATATCGAGAATACATCAATAGGCTTCAAAGACGACTAAGCCAGGCGGAGCAGAGGGCAGCTACAGCATCTCAAAAG cCCTACTgtcagtgcttctgctga
- the SCLT1 gene encoding sodium channel and clathrin linker 1 isoform X4 has product MATDFGSWGEPDQRLNVAFGQYETDKFLRATAEQKNVFERGAASGSRMMNQSLSPLIVEYDKHLEEMSEQLQLYQAQMGEMKLKFEEVTKENERLHAELKEAVEKHLEALPSFMLMGTDISADEEIVRNLQEQLQLASQEKEQALQLWQTVSQELDRLQQQYQEHMTETQIHVAERQKQKDQLTGFQQLTQQLHVANEKIELSNQQFLKAVTEQNVELEQLRKQLRQAKIDGRTATAKVDEMTRLMEKLQGQLERKEEDMVSAQQREEASDKRLQQMQSSIKQLETRLRVTVQDAEQLRTERTALEKQIRELQTKCASLEKEKYNAVTKVRDSIQLLEEANLQKSQALFGEKQKEEEIKKMKDEMSQLAEDIAAKIRKAVDSAKKQYNVQISRLTEELSALQMECGEKQSQIERVIREKRAVEEELEKIYREDRGHESDNRKLEQLHQKYLLAECTKGDLQLSLQTTQNKLKQLEMNSEEEKSRFQEMICKLQRILDSEREKSGFVSEQRLKLQQENEELQKEMEGLRKLAVEAQQKAKIKISTMEHEHSVKEHGYEARLKEMEDSSQKSTAELRRLLVAQQKATNRWKEETKNLTETTEVRISKLKSELSQQKLRTQELLSQLEMANEKVIEDEKLMMEYREYINRLQRRLSQAEQRAATASQKASVAMSPKIAGEAHPTVVAISYVP; this is encoded by the exons CTTGTCGCCTCTAATTGTGGAGTATGATAAGCATTTAGAAGAAATGAGTGAACAGCTGCAGCTTTATCAG GCACAGATGGGTGAGATGAAACTAAAATTTGAAGAAGTCACCAAGGAAAATGAAAG GCTGCATGCAGAGTTGAAAGAGGCTGTTGAGAAGCACCTGGAGGCGCTTCCTTCTTTCATGCTTATGGGGACTGATATTTCTGCAGATGAAGAAATAGTGAGAAACCTTCAAGAACAACTACAGCTGGCCAGTCAA GAAAAAGAACAAGCACTACAGCTCTGGCAGACTGTATCACAGGAACTTGATCGACTCCAGCAGCAGTACCAGGAACACATGACTGAAACACAGATTCATGTGGCTGAAAGGCaaaagcagaaa GATCAGCTGACTGGCTTTCAACAGCTGACTCAGCAACTGCATGTAGCCAATGAGAAAATAGAGTTG AGCAATCAACAGTTTCTGAAAGCAGTAACAGAACAGAATGTGGAACTAGAGCAGCTACGCAAACAACTGAG GCAAGCTAAAATAGATGGGCGGACAGCAACTGCTAAGGTTGATGAAATGACCAGATTGATGGAAAAGCTTCAAGGCCAATTGGAGAGAAAG GAGGAAGACATGGTATCTGCTCAGCAGAGAGAAGAAGCATCTGACAAACGCCTGCAGCAAATGCAGTCTAGTATAAAACAATTAGAAACAAG ATTACGTGTTACTGTCCAAGATGCTGAACAGCTGAGAACAGAAAGAACAGCCCTGGAGAAACAGATCAGAGAGCTTCAGACAAAATGTGCTAGtctagaaaaggagaagtatAATGCTGTTACAAAAGTCAGAGATAGCATACAGCTTTTAGAAGAAGCTAACCTACAAAAAAGTCAG GCACtgtttggggaaaaacaaaaggaagaggaaatcaAAAAGATGAAAGATGAAATGTCCCAACTTGCAGAAGATATCGCTGCAAAAATTAGAAAGGCA GTAGACTCTGCAAAGAAGCAGTATAATGTACAGATTTCTCGACTAACAGAAGAACTTTCTGCTCTTCAGATG GAATGTGGAGAAAAACAGAGTCAAATTGAACGGGTCATTAGAGAAAAGCGAGCAGTGGAAGAAGAACTTGAAAAG ATTTACCGGGAAGACAGAGGACATGAATCTGACAATAGAAAACTAGAGCAACTGCATCAAAAATACCTACTTGCAGAATGTACAAAAGGTGACCTTCAGCTGAGTCTACAGACAACACAGAATAAACTGAAGCAATTGGAAATGAA ctctGAGGAAGAGAAATCTCGTTTCCAGGAAATGATCTGTAAATTGCAAAGAATTCTggattctgaaagagaaaagagtggCTTTGTCAGTGAACAAAGGCTAAAACTTCAGCAAGAGAATGAAGAATTGCAAAAAGAAATGGAGGGCCTAAGAAAACTGGCCGTGGAGGCTCaacaaaaagctaaaataaag ataaGCACAATGGAACATGAGCATTCTGTGAAGGAACATGGATATGAAGCTCGACTTAAAGAAATGGAAGACAGCAGTCAAAAATCTACTGCAGAACTGAGACGTCTCTTAGTAGctcagcaaaaagcaacaaatcggtggaaagaagaaacaaaaaatcttACTGAAACTACAGAAGTCAGGATCAGTAAGCTAAA AAGTGAACTGAGTCAACAGAAACTTCGCACCCAagagctcctttctcagctggAAATGGCAAATGAGAAGGTAATTGAG GATGAAAAATTAATGATGGAATATCGAGAATACATCAATAGGCTTCAAAGACGACTAAGCCAGGCGGAGCAGAGGGCAGCTACAGCATCTCAAAAG GCTTCAGTGGCTATGTCCCCCAAGATTGCTGGTGAAGCACACCCCACTGTAGTTGCTATCAGTTATGTACCATAA